GGCGTGCACTACGATGCTCTCAAATGGACGGAGGAttcctttgtgtgtgtgttgcggACCTCAAAGGTGAGGCAGAATGCAGAGAAGGGATAGGTGAGGGGTCAGGGGCGGCGTTGGAGAGGGTGGTCGTGTGCGGGTGGGAAGGGCCAAACGGATGCGAGTTGTCGCTTCACCCCTTCTATTTTCGCTCTCTTTCCACTCACTTCTGCTATGCCGTACCTCGCCGTTGATGGCTTACACACATCCGTGTGCACCCCAGCCCCACGcatcccccttctctttgtTTGAAGACATAGATGGCTGAGAAAACGAACAAGCAACACACCTCTCTCACAGGCCGCTCCTCAGCTGCACTGCTCATTCACCCACATTTCCCCTCTCTGCacttcctctcccctctttcATCACAATTCAGAACTCTCTCCGACTCTATTGTCGACGGGATAAGCaaacaaggaaaaaaaacgtccCCCTTCCGCCTTCCCTTCCTTGACGGTTGCCTTCATTCTGCGTGGGCCCGCACTCACCCTCCTCCAACTCCACTCCTACGCCATCCTTCGCCCCTACCCCTTTTCCTCACACAGAAAGCAGCTCTCTGATCTCGTGACTCCCACTCATTACCCTCTCTCCCTACTCTCCTTTTGTGTAAAAACTTCCACGGTCACTCCGCGTCTGTCGGCCGCTTTCTCATCTTTCGAGGAAATCAATTCCTTCAGCCATGAAGTACCAAATTGCAGGTGTCAtggccgctgccacgctgttcggcggcgccgctgctgtgtcgTGCAGCGACAAGTACCCGCCCTCGTCCGCCTTCTTCGGTTCGATGggttgcgcgtgcgcgctgatCTTTGCCAACCTGGGTTCTGCCTACGGCACGGCGAAGTCCGGCGTCGGCGTTGCGCACCTGGGCATCCTGCACGCCGACCGCATCATGCGTGGCATTGTTCCGGTGGTCATGGCTGGCATCCTTGGTATCTACGGGCTGATCGTGTCCGTGATTATCAACAACAACATCAGTGCGGAGGACAACTCGTACTCAGCGTTTTCGGGCTACTTGCACTTTGGCGCTGGTCTGGCCGCCGGCCTGTCGTCTCTTGCGGCCGGCCTGTCGATCGGCATTGCGGGCGAcgcgtctgcgcgcgcgtatGGCAAGCAGGAGAAGATCTTTGTCGCCATGATTCTGATGCTGATTTTTGCGGAGGCTCTGGGCCTGTACGGTCTGATCATTGCGCTTCTGATGAACAACACGGCTGGGAAGGTGACTGCCGGTTGCCAGTGAGCGTAGCAGCTGTTATGTGTATTGTTGCAGAGCGGGTTTTTCGTGCTCTCTTTTCCGTACCTGCTGATGCGGGTTTGTGCCGCTCTGTCTGAAGTGGTGGTGTGTCTTTGAACGCACACAAAGGTGCGCTGTGCATGACCGGCATCTTTTTTCCGCCGTTGGTGGGTATTTGGGTGCATGAAtgatggcgatggtggtgctgcgaTACGTTAAATGGCATTATGTTTTTCGTCAGTGCTAGTTTTGTCGGTCACACGCGTCATTCCTGCTCACTCCTGCCTATGCCCAGCCACCCGTACAGCGTGTATCTCTCGTTGCCATTGCACATGATGCATTCCGACACAAGACGAGGAGCGACAACCATACATGCGCCGGCAGGCAGGTAGACAGCGACTCACTGACGTGTACGCGTGCTCTTTAATTTCTCTAtacctctttttctttttggtGGCgaaaggaagagaagaaTGCCTTAATGTGTTTCGATGTCGGTTGTTGTGGATTGTCTGCTCCCCCGGTGGCCTCTCTCGTTCTtccatccaccaccacgtcTTCGtcctttccccctttttaCGCAACGTATCGGTCGTATAGAATGGAAGAGGGAAAAGAAACTAGAGGAACAAGGGATGGCGAAGGTGATGGAAACAGAGACGGGGAGACGCGCACGTGAAGaggtgcgtgcatgtgtggctAAGTATGGTCctcgctcctccctctctgtggaTGCTTGATTCCTCTTGTTggttgtctgtgtgtgtgtgtttcccAGCAATATTTATCGTGCTAGATTCTCTCTAGTAGGCGGTGTCTCTCGTGTACGAGTTATGGGCTTTTGGCATCTACATCTCACTTGATATGTTTCTTTTCTTCCTTCAAATGGCCGAAGTAGGGCAGCGCAACAAAATGAGAAGGAGCAGAAGAAAACAACGGAGGGGTATACGCACGCATACAGGAACACATGGAATTTGTCTTTGTGAGGCATGACGTATCTGTTGCAAAGTGAACGAGCCGCGTAGGCGAAGTATACAACCAGGTAGaggcgcatacacacacacacacgcgtacactCGCGCCTGAAGAGACGACGCACGCTGTGCACCTACTAGTGCTGGACACACGCTTTCGTCCTGGTGGGCGTCCCGAGTGCTGAGCAGAGAAGTCTCTCTGGCTGGAAGTAGAGTTGAGCGCATGTGTGTCTCTTTTTCAGCCACTCCCCGAGGccgcttcttctctctctgcgtgtgacgCGTCTCTTGTGTGCTCACCCCTCCTCATGTGAgcgcactctctccctctttaTACGTGTATCTAGTCTCTCCCCTTCGCCCCCTTCTACACCTCTTTGCGCTCTCATACCCTTTGGACCACGCGGCCGCTCAATGTGTCGTAGTGGTCTGGCACCGCCTCGACTTACCTCTCTACACTTTTAAGTGGTACTTGAGCATATCAGCTTCCACAGCAATatacacgcatacgcacacacgccctaTAAGAGATCAACTCCTTCAGCCATGAAGTACCAAATCGCAGGTGTCAtggccgctgccacgctgttcggcggcgccgctgctgtgtcgTGCAGCGACAAGTACCCGCCCTCGTCCGCCTTCTTCGGTTCGATGggttgcgcgtgcgcgctgatCTTTGCCAACCTGGGTTCTGCCTACGGCACGGCGAAGTCCGGCGTCGGCGTTGCGCACCTGGGCATCCTGCACGCCGACCGCATCATGCGTGGCATTGTTCCGGTGGTCATGGCTGGCATCCTTGGTATCTACGGGCTGATCGTGTCCGTGATTATCAACAACAACATCAGTGCGGAGGACAACTCGTACTCAGCGTTTTCGGGCTACTTGCACTTTGGCGCTGGTCTGGCCGCCGGCCTGTCGTCTCTTGCGGCCGGCCTGTCGATCGGCATTGCGGGCGAcgcgtctgcgcgcgcgtatGGCAAGCAGGAGAAGATCTTTGTCGCCATGATTCTGATGCTGATTTTTGCGGAGGCTCTGGGCCTGTACGGTCTGATCATTGCGCTTCTGATGAACAACACGGCTGGGAAGGTGACTGCCGGTTGCCAGTGAGCGTAGCAGATGGTACGAGTACGGGTCTGCTCAACAGAGACGAGTTTAGTGCAGGTTGTCTACCGAGAACTCCCGCTGCGTATGGTGCAATCCGGGAGTGTCGATGAAGGCATACTTTGATACCGGCGGTTCTGATCATGCAtatgcacacgcgcagacacacggaCACGGAGACATACTTGCGGACGCCAGCTCATCCGTCGACAAGTCCTTCTGCCTTTCTGatgctctttttttcgtgcgTATCTGGTTGCTTCTCgaacaagaaaaaagggaaaaagtGCGGGTGTATCTTTATTatcgccccccctcccctccagcTATGTTGCCACTGGTGATGGTGAGGGGTGTGCTGCCGTGTGTCGGCATGTCCAGCCGTGCTTCTGTTGTTGATGGCTTGTGGTTTTCGTCGCTGGTAAAGGTGGCGTGGCTGGCAGCTCATTCTTCCTAAAAGGCGGGTGGATAAAAATGGAGAGGGGAAAATACAAGAATGAGATTAGGAGCCATCATAACGTGCCTGTTAGTCGGGATGGTGTTGCTGTGTCGCCTTCTCTGAGGTGCAGCCGagggtgcgcgcgtgtgtatgcgcgtgcaATCTTGTGTGAGCTCGTGTGCCATTGAATACACGCTGCAGACGGGGCGCCGTGGAGCcattgtgtgtgcgtccgcACGTGACGGGTGCGTCTCTCGGCCCTCGCTAGAGGAACAAAATATGATGCGCGCCGAATAAAGGCAGTGCTGTGGGCAGTTGCCGAAAATGTTATTGATTTCCTTTGTCACGTGATCCATCAGCAACGTGTGTTTGAGGGCCGCCATCCCACACCCTTGCATAGATCCACCCCCTCGAGCGGTTTTGTGTGATTGTCATTCAGCGCGAACCATTCTTGACtttttgtgtgcgcgctcgTCTCTACTTCTCGACTTGTTTTCGTCTCTATCTACGTCTTGAcaccacagagagagagagacgaggggCGCACACATACGTGCTTATGCTTGTACACCCATTCTGTGGTGGCATGCGACTAGGAGACGTGTCGGttctctgccacacacacacacacacacacacacctgcactTCATAATCATGCGTCATCTGTCTCCCTTCCTTACTACTCTCCATTTTATAGTTTGGACCGGTCTTGCCAAGCGGCGTAGCACCCAGTCATTGCGCCCGCCCCTTCTTCTGCCTTCTCTTCACTTCTCCTGGCAGGCAGGAAATTTCAGGCTGTGCCAAGCGGGgtcttttttctttcatCTGTTCTTATCTCTCCCTCCGCTGCTCGCAATCCTTTCTcgccccgctgctgcatgGACTCGGAGGCGTGCACGTGCCTACATCATTTTTCTCTTGTAGTCCTGTACCCTTTCCGTGCTCGGGCGCGTCACCGAACTTCTCACTCACAGGCTGTGActtcctcgtgtgtgtgtatgcgaCTATGCTGCGCAGGGTCATCTTCAACGGTGCTCGGCATCACGGCGGGAAGTTGGCGCCTTTATTTCTTGTCCTAGGCATTGGGTTGCTGTGCCTTCTGCCAGTGCTGCGCACGCGGAAAATATACATCGATGAAAACGCGGTCGGCCAAATGTTCCCGTCGGCCAACGCCGGCTCCGTGACCGCGTACCTCGACCCTACGGTGCGCTGGCCACAACGACTGGTGCGGGGACGGCGTTCTCCCGGGTCCGAGATTGTGGCTGTGTATGTGAACACAGATTATCCAGCCTCCGTCTCGCTCGCCAACGCCGTGATCGAGGTGATCCGCCGCAGGAAGAGTCTTGCCTGTGACGTGCAGTTCTACTTTGTGAATAGTAGCGAGGAGTGGCCGGTGCCGCAGGCGTACACCCGCGCCGCACTTGTGCTGAATCTTTCCACTCTGTACAACCGCCACATATGCGTAGACACTCTCGGGGAAAACGGCATCCAGCCCAACCAGGACTACACGAACACCGCTGTTCAGTTTGCCGCTTCGAATAAGTTTCTGCCCAGTTACCTCTGCCAACGACAGCGTCGCTCCACAGACGATGCTGACGCCGGCTTTTGGCACTACTGGGCTTACCTTGAGGCGTCTGTGCAGCTCCCAACTCGTCCGCAGCCGTGGCACATGATCCCAACTCACAGCATCAACACCATTGCTATATCCTCCGACACACTGTACAGTGCGAGTTCGATGTTTCCGCATTCACAGTTGCCGGATGCGTTCGCCCAGCTGGTGCTAAAGATCATCGTGTCCCTTAATGGCTTGGAGGAAAAATACCACCACTCCACCTTTGTGTGGCTGCCCGTGAGCCTGTGGCGTTACGTCGAGTACGATCACGCACAGTTCTGCATCATACTCTTCGTCGCCTCCATATTCTCCACGACGTACTCCGAGTATCAGCTGCGTGGCATCAGCATTACCCCGCTGTtcgtgatgctgctgctcacacctgttgcggctgcggc
Above is a window of Leishmania mexicana MHOM/GT/2001/U1103 complete genome, chromosome 21 DNA encoding:
- a CDS encoding putative vacuolar ATP synthase, producing the protein MKYQIAGVMAAATLFGGAAAVSCSDKYPPSSAFFGSMGCACALIFANLGSAYGTAKSGVGVAHLGILHADRIMRGIVPVVMAGILGIYGLIVSVIINNNISAEDNSYSAFSGYLHFGAGLAAGLSSLAAGLSIGIAGDASARAYGKQEKIFVAMILMLIFAEALGLYGLIIALLMNNTAGKVTAGCQ
- a CDS encoding putative GPI transamidase component GAA1 — protein: MLRRVIFNGARHHGGKLAPLFLVLGIGLLCLLPVLRTRKIYIDENAVGQMFPSANAGSVTAYLDPTVRWPQRLVRGRRSPGSEIVAVYVNTDYPASVSLANAVIEVIRRRKSLACDVQFYFVNSSEEWPVPQAYTRAALVLNLSTLYNRHICVDTLGENGIQPNQDYTNTAVQFAASNKFLPSYLCQRQRRSTDDADAGFWHYWAYLEASVQLPTRPQPWHMIPTHSINTIAISSDTLYSASSMFPHSQLPDAFAQLVLKIIVSLNGLEEKYHHSTFVWLPVSLWRYVEYDHAQFCIILFVASIFSTTYSEYQLRGISITPLFVMLLLTPVAAAAAFQVAGWGAAAATSAAFSLLFRLLMGHVNSGMLLSFNAIALCLLIILQPACGLVAGAAAAIQVSFIHNALQNRPAMAVGAVVSSALAYYFIYHLRLPLFGVNGISELFVSFVIYPNAVWIGSRFLCMLY
- a CDS encoding putative vacuolar ATP synthase codes for the protein MKYQIAGVMAAATLFGGAAAVSCSDKYPPSSAFFGSMGCACALIFANLGSAYGTAKSGVGVAHLGILHADRIMRGIVPVVMAGILGIYGLIVSVIINNNISAEDNSYSAFSGYLHFGAGLAAGLSSLAAGLSIGIAGDASARAYGKQEKIFVAMILMLIFAEALGLYGLIIALLMNNTAGKVTAGCQ